The Dehalobacter sp. genomic sequence AGTATCTTGTCGTCATCCTCAGCAAGATTCAAAAAAAATGCTGGTAACAGTCTGAAAAACTATTACCAGCATCATATCGGTTCAGGGTTACGTATTTTTGGGGTTTAGCCCAACATTATACGGTTGAGCCAAAGCATTTAGATCCGTTCGACCCTGACGCCGGAATCATGGTCATTCAGGTTCACCTTAGTCAGGTCTGCGGTACTCGGTGTTTTTTCGATACTTTCAGCGAGCGTTTCTATTTTGATGTATTCCTGATAGCTTTGAATCGCACTCGTGACTTGGTCATCCCCATCGAAATAGATCCTGATGCGGTCCATCATTTCAAAATCATTACTCTTGCGCATCTGCTGGACTTTGGAGACGAGCTCTCTGGCCAGACCTTCATCGATAAGCTCTCTGGTCAGCGTGGTATCAAGAATAACGAACAGGTTGTTTTCCATTGTGACCGTGAACCCTTCTTTGGCTGAAATCGACACGATGACATAGTCCTTGACGATATTTAGCTGTTCTCCATCCACATCCGCTGAGAGCGATTCTCCAGCCTCCAGGGCAGCCGCAGCCGTTGAAGCCTCCAGGCTTTCCAGTGCTTTGCCGAGGAGTTTGATTTTCGAGCCGAAGACGGGTCCGGCAGTTTTGAAGTTTGGCTTTAGAATGAAATTCATGAAGTCGATTAAGTTATTCGCAAAAATAACTTCTTTTACATTGAGCTCTTCCTGAATCAGTGGAATCAAATCGGCGATCAGGACTTCATATTTCCCGTCAACTAGGATTTGCTGGATCGGCTGACGGACTTTGATCCTGACCTGTTCCCGGGCAGATCTGCCGAGGGTGACTAAATTCCTGACCAAATCCATTCTGTTTTCGACGTTCTCATCGATCATAGTCGAGACATATTCCGGATAATCTGCCAGGTGGACCGAAGTCTCACCGGTCAGGTTACGGTAGATTTCTTCCGCCAGATAAGGTGCGAACGGTGCTGAGATTTTGGCGATGCCGACCAGGATTTCATACGTGGTGTTATAGACGGCCTTCTTGTCGTCCGACAGGCCGGAATCCCAGAATCTGCGGCGGGAGCGCCGGATATACCAGTTGGAGAGGTCCTCGCTGACAAATTCCTGTATTTTTCGAACTGCTTTGGTCAGATCATAGACAGCGAGATTGGTCTCAACGTCATTGAGCAGGCCGTGATATTTGGAGAGAATCCACCTGTCGAGCTCCGGCCGCTTTTTGTATTCAATATAGAAATCGCTCGGGTCAACCTCATCGGTATTCGCATAGAGCGCAAAAAAGGTATAGACGTTGCGGAGTGTCCCAAAGAACTTGCTCTGGACTTCCTTGAGGCCTTCGATATCAAAGCGTTTAGGTGTCCAGGCCGGAGACACATAAAGCAAATACCATCTGAGCGTGTCGGCGCCGTACTGGTCAAACAGTTCAAACGGGTCTACCGTGTTGCCTTTGGATTTGGACATTTTCTGTCCCTGCTTGTCTAAAACCAGATCGTTGACCAGGACCCGCTTATACGGGGAACGGCCCATCACAAAGGTCGAGATCGCGAGCAGGGAGTAGAACCAGCCGCGGGTCTGATCAATCCCTTCACAGATAAAATCAGCCGGGAACAATTCATGGAAGTTCTCTTTGTTTTCAAACGGATAATGATGCTGAGCATAGGGCATCGCACCGCTGTCAAACCAGCAGTCGATCACTTCACTGACCCGGGTCATTGGTTTACCGCACTTCTCACAGAGGATATGAACATCATCGACGTAAGGCCGGTGTAGTTCGATGGTTTCGTCAATTGTTTCAACCGCTTTTTCCACAAGCTCTTTTCTGGAACCAATGGAAGCAGTATGGCCGCATTCGCAGCGCCAGATATTCAGCGGAGTCCCCCAGTAGCGGTTACGGGACAATGCCCAGTCATTGACATTTTCAAGCCAGTTGCCAAAACGTTTTTCACCGACAAAGTCGGGATACCATTCTACCGTTTTGTTATTGGCTACAAGCTGGTCTTTCAATTTGGTCATCGCGATGTACCAGCTAGGTTTGGCGTAGTACAGCAAAGGGGTCTGACAGCGCCAGCAGTGCGGGTAATTATGCTCCATTTTTTCCTTTTTAAACAGTTTGCCTTCGGCATGCAGCCACTTGATGATATCCAGGTCGGCATCCATCACAAAGCTGTCCTTCCAAGGCGTTGCGATGAATTTGCCCGATTCGTCCACCGGCTGAAAAACCGGCAGGTTGTACCGCTTTCCGGTGTTATAGTCGTCCTCGCCAAAAGCGGGTGCGGTATGAACGATCCCGGTGCCGTCCTCTGTCGTGACATAATCGGCAGTTGTCACAAAAAAAGCTTTTTTGTCGGCGGTTAAAAACGGCATCAGCTGTTCATACTCCATATATTCAAGCTCAGTGCCTTTTAATTCCTGCAGGACTTCATAATTGCCGCCGAGTACTTTCGGCGCAAGCGTCTTTGATAAATAATAGATCTCATCATTGCTGCGGACTTTGACGTAGGTCTCAGTCGGACTGACTGTGAGTGCCGCATTGGAGGGCAGGGTCCACGGTGTGGTCGTCCAGGCCAGGAAATACTCGTCAACTCCTTTGCGCTTAAATTTGGCGATGACGGTATTTGTTTTAATTTCTTTATAGCCCAGCGCGACTTCATGGGAAGCAAGTCCGGTTCCGCATCTGGAGCAATACGGAAGAATCTTGTGACCTTCGTACATATAGCCTTCTTTGAAGAATTTGTCCAGAATCCACCAGACGCTTTCAATATAATTGTTATCCAGGGTAATATACGGATGATCCAGGTCAATCGAATAACCCATCCGGACCGTCATTTCGCGCCACTGCTTTTCATACGTAAACACAGAGTCGCGGCATTTTTCATTGAACTGGGCGATCCCATACGCTTCTATACCTTGTTTGTCGGAAAGATTCAGCTGTTTTTCAACTTCGATTTCCACCGGCAGTCCGTGCGTATCCCATCCGGCCTTCCGTTTGACCTGAAAACCTTTCATGTTCTGATACCGGCAGACGGAATCCTTCAGGGTTCTGGCCATGACATGGTGAATACCCGGCTTGCCGTTGGCTGTCGGCGGACCCTCATAAAACACGAACGGTTCCGCGCCTTCACGGTTTTCAATTGTCTTCTGCAGAATATCAATCGAATTCCAGTAATCCGATATTTGTTTTTCCCGTTCAGCAACGGGCTTTTCAGCTAAAGATTTAAATTTTTCCATAGAGATTCTCCTTTATCAATTCATTAATGACTGTTAGTTCTTCGTCAACGCTCAAGTTATAATATGAAAAAAGTAAAAATCCCTAAGTATAAATAACTTAGGGACGACTAAACCGCGGTACCACCCTGATTATATGTCTGAGGTACATTAAAATACGTCAAACACATCACTCTTGCCCGTTAACGCAGGGCAGGCGGAACTTCTTACTGGGACCCTGTTAATTGATCACTTGACAGTGACAAGGTACATATTTCTGAAGTTCAGCTCCCGGGTGATTTTCACTTGAAAGTCAGCCGCAATCTCTCAGCATTCGATTGCTTTCTGTGGACTTTCTTTTAAGCTACTGTCCCATTCCTTGCTGCTTGATACTTGAATTGTCTTCAAATTATATCTATTATATGACATCTCAGGCGAAAATGCCAAGTACATCTTAAAAATTCTGCACGGTATAAATTCAACGTTAATGCAGGTGTAAATATTAAGGATATTTCAATGTTCTAAGACGGGTTTGTCCTTCATATTCCTAATTAT encodes the following:
- the ileS gene encoding isoleucine--tRNA ligase produces the protein MEKFKSLAEKPVAEREKQISDYWNSIDILQKTIENREGAEPFVFYEGPPTANGKPGIHHVMARTLKDSVCRYQNMKGFQVKRKAGWDTHGLPVEIEVEKQLNLSDKQGIEAYGIAQFNEKCRDSVFTYEKQWREMTVRMGYSIDLDHPYITLDNNYIESVWWILDKFFKEGYMYEGHKILPYCSRCGTGLASHEVALGYKEIKTNTVIAKFKRKGVDEYFLAWTTTPWTLPSNAALTVSPTETYVKVRSNDEIYYLSKTLAPKVLGGNYEVLQELKGTELEYMEYEQLMPFLTADKKAFFVTTADYVTTEDGTGIVHTAPAFGEDDYNTGKRYNLPVFQPVDESGKFIATPWKDSFVMDADLDIIKWLHAEGKLFKKEKMEHNYPHCWRCQTPLLYYAKPSWYIAMTKLKDQLVANNKTVEWYPDFVGEKRFGNWLENVNDWALSRNRYWGTPLNIWRCECGHTASIGSRKELVEKAVETIDETIELHRPYVDDVHILCEKCGKPMTRVSEVIDCWFDSGAMPYAQHHYPFENKENFHELFPADFICEGIDQTRGWFYSLLAISTFVMGRSPYKRVLVNDLVLDKQGQKMSKSKGNTVDPFELFDQYGADTLRWYLLYVSPAWTPKRFDIEGLKEVQSKFFGTLRNVYTFFALYANTDEVDPSDFYIEYKKRPELDRWILSKYHGLLNDVETNLAVYDLTKAVRKIQEFVSEDLSNWYIRRSRRRFWDSGLSDDKKAVYNTTYEILVGIAKISAPFAPYLAEEIYRNLTGETSVHLADYPEYVSTMIDENVENRMDLVRNLVTLGRSAREQVRIKVRQPIQQILVDGKYEVLIADLIPLIQEELNVKEVIFANNLIDFMNFILKPNFKTAGPVFGSKIKLLGKALESLEASTAAAALEAGESLSADVDGEQLNIVKDYVIVSISAKEGFTVTMENNLFVILDTTLTRELIDEGLARELVSKVQQMRKSNDFEMMDRIRIYFDGDDQVTSAIQSYQEYIKIETLAESIEKTPSTADLTKVNLNDHDSGVRVERI